One genomic segment of Nonomuraea coxensis DSM 45129 includes these proteins:
- a CDS encoding class I SAM-dependent methyltransferase produces the protein MACRICSGRLHPFADFGSQPLSDAFAAPGDPAEPFAFHLAAGVCAGCSTVQLLEEVPRERMFHADYPYLSSGSAVMREHFESLAKRLLTTELTGPDPFVVELGCNDGAMLAVIADAGVRHLGVEPSGGVADVAAAKGVRVRKDFFEAATAAAVLAEDGPADVVYAANTLCHIPYLDSIMEGLDTLLRPGGVFVFEDPYLGDIVERASFDQIYDEHFYYFSATSVRGLARRHGFELVDVERLPVHGGEVRYTLARQGARTPAPAVAELLAAEEAAALHEPATLRRFAARVAGTRDRLVTLLTGLRDQGARVYGYGATAKSATVLNYCGIGPDLITFVSDTTPAKQGRLTPGSHIPVRGPEAFADPYPDYAVLFAWNHAAEIMAKESGFGAAGGTWILYVPEVHLVRA, from the coding sequence ATGGCGTGCCGGATCTGTTCGGGCCGTCTCCACCCGTTCGCCGACTTCGGGAGCCAGCCGCTCTCCGACGCGTTCGCCGCACCCGGCGACCCGGCCGAGCCGTTCGCCTTCCACCTCGCCGCCGGCGTGTGCGCCGGCTGCTCCACGGTCCAGCTCCTGGAGGAGGTGCCGCGCGAACGCATGTTCCACGCGGACTACCCCTACCTGTCCTCCGGCTCGGCCGTCATGCGCGAGCACTTCGAGAGCCTCGCCAAGCGGCTGCTCACCACCGAGCTGACCGGGCCCGACCCGTTCGTGGTCGAGCTGGGCTGCAACGACGGCGCCATGCTGGCGGTGATCGCCGACGCCGGCGTGCGGCACCTCGGCGTCGAGCCGTCCGGCGGGGTCGCCGACGTCGCGGCCGCCAAGGGCGTACGGGTGCGCAAGGACTTCTTCGAGGCCGCCACCGCCGCCGCCGTCCTGGCCGAGGACGGGCCCGCCGACGTCGTCTACGCGGCCAACACCCTCTGCCACATCCCCTACCTCGACTCGATCATGGAAGGGCTGGACACCCTGCTGCGGCCCGGCGGCGTGTTCGTCTTCGAGGACCCCTACCTCGGCGACATCGTCGAACGCGCCTCCTTCGACCAGATCTACGACGAGCACTTCTACTACTTCAGCGCCACCTCCGTACGCGGCCTGGCCCGCCGCCACGGCTTCGAGCTCGTCGACGTCGAACGCCTGCCCGTGCACGGCGGCGAGGTCCGCTACACCCTCGCCCGCCAGGGCGCCCGCACCCCCGCCCCGGCCGTCGCCGAGCTGCTGGCCGCCGAGGAGGCCGCCGCGCTGCACGAGCCCGCCACCCTGCGCCGCTTCGCCGCCCGCGTCGCCGGCACCCGCGACCGCCTGGTCACGCTGCTCACCGGCCTGCGCGACCAGGGCGCCCGCGTCTACGGCTACGGCGCCACCGCCAAGAGCGCCACCGTGCTCAACTACTGCGGCATCGGCCCCGACCTGATCACGTTCGTCAGCGACACCACCCCCGCCAAGCAGGGCAGGCTCACGCCCGGCTCGCACATCCCCGTACGCGGCCCCGAGGCGTTCGCCGACCCCTACCCCGACTACGCGGTGCTGTTCGCCTGGAACCACGCGGCCGAGATCATGGCCAAGGAGAGCGGCTTCGGCGCGGCCGGAGGGACGTGGATCCTCTACGTCCCCGAGGTCCACCTGGTACGGGCCTGA
- a CDS encoding dTDP-4-dehydrorhamnose 3,5-epimerase family protein, translating into MRHRELAVAGAYAFFPDVFADERGDFASPYQERAFAAATGRRLFPVAQASRSVSARGVVRGLHYTLVPPGTAKYVYCAAGRALDYVVDLRSGSPTFGRWESLELTPATGAAVYLPPGVGHAFAALEDGTAVCYMLSEEYRREHELALSVFDPELALRLPPGPPVLSDRDRRAPTLAEAAAQGLLPRYDG; encoded by the coding sequence ATGCGGCACCGCGAACTCGCCGTCGCCGGCGCCTACGCCTTCTTCCCCGACGTCTTCGCCGACGAGCGCGGCGACTTCGCCTCGCCGTACCAGGAGCGGGCCTTCGCCGCCGCGACCGGGCGGCGTCTCTTCCCCGTCGCCCAGGCCAGCAGAAGCGTCTCCGCGCGCGGCGTGGTGCGCGGCCTCCACTACACCCTCGTCCCGCCCGGCACCGCCAAGTACGTCTACTGCGCCGCGGGGCGGGCCCTGGACTACGTGGTCGACCTGCGGTCCGGCTCGCCGACGTTCGGCCGGTGGGAGTCCCTGGAACTGACGCCCGCGACCGGCGCCGCCGTCTACCTCCCGCCCGGCGTCGGCCACGCCTTCGCCGCCCTGGAGGACGGCACGGCCGTGTGCTACATGCTGTCGGAGGAGTACCGCAGGGAACACGAGCTCGCCCTGTCCGTCTTCGACCCGGAACTCGCCCTGCGCCTCCCGCCCGGCCCACCGGTCCTCTCCGACCGCGACCGCCGCGCCCCCACCCTCGCCGAAGCCGCCGCCCAGGGCCTCCTGCCCCGCTACGACGGCTGA
- a CDS encoding DUF1707 SHOCT-like domain-containing protein, whose product MTDHREVRAGDRDRERVAEMLRVAVAEGRITLEELHERVDRAYTARTLGDLDEVVADLPVPGVPSPPVPVPVFADAAGALELHTVSGRVEQAGRWRVPAHISAKAGRWGKARIDFTRAECPHREVVLDVEITSWFGDIVVVVPRGWRVRDEDVVRRWMGAVHNHPPVPLAADGVTVRLTGYVQTGDVWVRYRRPPT is encoded by the coding sequence ATGACCGATCATCGGGAAGTGCGGGCCGGCGACCGCGACCGCGAGCGCGTGGCCGAGATGCTCCGCGTCGCGGTCGCCGAAGGGCGCATCACCCTGGAGGAGCTGCACGAGCGCGTCGACCGCGCCTACACCGCGCGCACGCTCGGCGACCTGGACGAGGTCGTCGCCGACCTGCCGGTCCCCGGCGTCCCGTCCCCGCCCGTCCCGGTGCCCGTGTTCGCCGACGCCGCAGGCGCGCTGGAGCTGCACACGGTCAGCGGCCGGGTCGAACAGGCGGGCCGCTGGAGGGTCCCCGCGCACATCAGCGCCAAGGCGGGCCGCTGGGGCAAGGCGCGGATCGACTTCACCCGGGCCGAGTGCCCCCACCGCGAGGTCGTGCTCGACGTCGAGATCACCTCCTGGTTCGGCGACATCGTCGTCGTGGTCCCGCGAGGCTGGCGGGTGCGCGACGAGGACGTCGTCCGCCGCTGGATGGGCGCCGTCCACAACCACCCGCCCGTGCCGCTCGCCGCCGACGGCGTCACCGTGCGCCTCACCGGCTACGTGCAGACCGGCGACGTCTGGGTGCGATACCGCCGCCCACCGACCTGA
- a CDS encoding NDP-hexose 2,3-dehydratase family protein: MRRGCPRDSFGGIGPRRTLGGGAVIDVHDWLREVAGQTSMRVTRLPLEELAGWRADPVTGDLRHVSGGFFTVEGLDVRRPGWAVPGWSQPIINQPEAGILGILLRRVAGEPHLLMQAKNEPGNPGGVQLSPTVQATRSNYTRLHRGRAVPYLELFRRPRGRVLADVRQSEQGAWFFRKRNRNMVVEVSEHVEAAEGFRWLPLRRVRELLSAPDLVNMDARTVLACLPVLGGGEPRSDGGFGAAVARSRDPRAGARHGLPELLSWLSGVRSTVEVHARPVPLAQVRHWRRSDGRIAHESGRFFEVIGVGVEARGREVASWTQPMIAPVGTGVVAFLVRRIGGVVHALAHARVEPGYTDVVELAPTVQCTPGNYDRLPAAARPPLLAEVLTAPAGRVRFDTVLSEEGGRFYHARNRYQVIEVDENPLPGHPAFRWIALHQLDELLRHSYYLNVQARTLNACLHALALGSREPAVSAAAR; this comes from the coding sequence TTGAGGCGCGGCTGCCCGCGTGACAGCTTCGGCGGCATCGGACCTCGGCGGACGCTGGGAGGGGGTGCCGTCATCGACGTTCACGACTGGCTGCGGGAGGTGGCCGGGCAGACGTCCATGCGGGTGACCCGGCTGCCGCTGGAGGAGCTGGCCGGCTGGCGGGCCGATCCGGTGACGGGCGACCTGCGCCACGTCAGCGGCGGGTTCTTCACGGTCGAGGGGCTCGACGTGCGCCGTCCCGGCTGGGCGGTGCCCGGCTGGAGCCAGCCCATCATCAACCAGCCCGAGGCGGGCATTCTCGGCATCCTGCTGCGGCGCGTGGCCGGCGAGCCCCACCTGCTCATGCAGGCCAAGAACGAGCCGGGCAACCCCGGGGGTGTCCAGCTCTCCCCCACGGTGCAGGCGACGCGGAGCAACTACACGCGGCTGCACCGGGGGCGGGCGGTGCCGTACCTGGAGCTGTTCCGGCGGCCCAGGGGGCGGGTGCTGGCGGACGTGCGGCAGTCGGAGCAGGGGGCGTGGTTCTTCCGCAAGCGCAACAGGAACATGGTCGTGGAGGTGAGCGAGCACGTCGAGGCGGCCGAGGGCTTCCGGTGGCTGCCGCTGCGCCGGGTGCGGGAGCTGCTGTCGGCGCCTGACCTGGTCAACATGGACGCCCGTACGGTGCTGGCCTGCCTGCCCGTCCTGGGTGGTGGCGAGCCCCGTTCCGACGGCGGCTTCGGAGCGGCCGTGGCGCGCTCGCGCGACCCGCGCGCCGGGGCCAGGCACGGCCTGCCGGAGCTGCTGAGCTGGCTCAGCGGCGTGCGCTCGACCGTGGAGGTGCACGCCCGCCCGGTGCCGCTCGCCCAGGTACGGCACTGGCGGCGGAGCGACGGCAGGATCGCGCACGAGAGCGGCCGGTTCTTCGAGGTGATAGGGGTGGGCGTGGAGGCGAGGGGCCGCGAGGTGGCCTCGTGGACGCAGCCGATGATCGCGCCGGTCGGGACGGGCGTGGTGGCCTTCCTGGTCCGCCGGATCGGCGGCGTGGTGCACGCGCTGGCGCACGCCCGCGTCGAGCCCGGCTACACCGACGTGGTGGAGCTGGCCCCGACCGTGCAGTGCACGCCGGGCAACTACGACCGGCTTCCCGCGGCGGCCCGCCCGCCGCTGCTGGCGGAGGTGCTGACCGCGCCGGCCGGGCGGGTGCGCTTCGACACGGTGCTGTCGGAGGAGGGCGGGCGCTTCTACCACGCCCGCAACCGCTACCAGGTGATCGAGGTGGACGAGAACCCGCTGCCCGGCCATCCGGCCTTCCGCTGGATCGCCCTGCACCAGCTCGACGAGCTGCTGCGGCACAGCTACTACCTGAACGTGCAGGCCCGGACGCTCAACGCCTGCCTGCACGCCCTGGCGCTGGGCTCGCGCGAGCCGGCGGTCAGCGCAGCCGCTCGATGA
- a CDS encoding LamG-like jellyroll fold domain-containing protein yields the protein MIIKFVAGKACSLPHTHPDSEVLVNKLVSTSKRGRPTPGQLAIATVLTVTASLLVAGTIPSAQAEPEPPGSTTPSITTFPRPEDPDAPLRAALAEAKKNNKPVAVEAAYTESSRTWAYPDGHLSTQSYNGPAQLRRGKTWAWIDTTLVEENGVLRPRLAKAGLRLSPGGDGPFATIRMARDTSFGLSWPTRLPKPQIKGNVATYTGVAGPSADLVVTALPTGFRHDVVLRERPTGPVEFRLPVQAQGVKLAKTKSGALTLSDDEGKDKDKKIASAPAPRMWDAAAAKADAKQPGREAKVATDVVKGGNGDTVLVLKPDAKWLADPATQYPVTVDPTTTLTVTQETSVMSPNLGTGPGQVSRSNPRTCPTPSTCGYTRESATRALLAFDTAPINGRQVVKATMQLSLHGDAITCSSLQAVIASRITEAWDADDTYWADQPATSPDERSSLDPCAQVRTDGAIWSWNLTAMAQAWATGTANHGLQLRLGTELPVPKDLSESYNFWAQMWGGSRVPKLSVDWVLPPEIPTVAAESIDSMTGNDAIARSTNVKVTYKSSVPEATNLDYTVTVNDSTMAPPAAQLPTGEAAWWKLDETAGASAADATGKGFTAALSGAYSRVPGQLGQAVKLSPGGLIRTGAPVLNTNQSYTVTAWVRLDSGAGDQAVFSQMGTNQPGFTLGYLASNAAELDQRWILTLNDTDTPNANPVPIGSKKLAGVGRWTHLAAQYDATDHKMRLYVDGELNAERDHTAGWNARGAFEIGRGTVIAGDEATLDGAIDDVHAYQRVLTGDEIRSLVGVPGTTTHNNIPSGQPLDKVFTLDNPASFKFVVKACRSGITPPSCNESPAYRITSDAPVLPFQTETGMADPTQPILSGMVNRPSGGAVTAKYYLYDSQGLPVGSAPLGSSTVNGGERASLEVPAGIVQPGRTYKWQMTACVTGPQDGGGTGPGPTPTPTSTPTPTSTPTPTPTPTPTPTPTPTPTPTPAGLVAAYGMNEGTGDTIADPIGDHDGSAFGTTWVAGKYGQALSFNGTYGTVDIEDSPSLRLSNALTLSAWVKPSTLDSWRTVIAKDNDSVFDLSYSLYAAADGGPSGWFNVNGQSQSVDAASTLTANTWAHIAVTYDGSTARIYRNGTQIGQAGFSGSVSNDAGLLHIGGNGIYGEYFKGVIDEVRIYNRAQTAAQITTDMNTPIGGASLAPLAAQSSIAGATTTAGGVIDEVCSPKTAPVLFETPAADGEIIDTPNNDAQITLQRDNFVAKTVKVDPTACDGGPCAVADTTTLQVGGSGAEKKALILKVKLDELPSGSAITKALLHLGTPTCSSGPCPEETVVTAVPLKSPVTSTTSSSDLAQDIDPRATYTLPMNAPQADIAVVAGQWLMITSSGDEAITFGAAESATPTSINITYTPPEPPDSVMNLSTEPGDTSAIASWGLPASTGSTALLSGYDVEVAEGSETVKSMSVADPWVAIDGLTNGTEYTVKVRAKTPYGTSAWASATVTPKAAPPPPADEATCVLEVTPPPAGAAKATTATTGQNYADRIKRYFQAQDAVLEGRAATVWQAPGVTPEASETAMVSLLNNQLIEEKLRQDAAGITRSNSTVTVENVVPREGPDGRVWVTATVRRTWEIDGPAAAAGSSKTTSVAGGVVEPSEPIIDIFVFDRCGGLTIIQVALEVESDPSDFMGDNDEVELLKQEVQWDNFLIPGHTRSTMAGDACDRTQAPFLPGKLTKTKKVIYAGAKGMYFTVTGVAQWDRCHGRPDTTAWTVDKMAASAVIWTSNAFRDPGKKTQNAWVRNTAQKKRNDRLIQLTSVDVAASPCFVAVQTQWQFGVQIGAELSGGFPAQWVNVSYSGAFSGVYSQMKTKDCPSPSSTAGSPGGNNGPIIGAGTYKRAFRTRVGVLSDAVQGTCWQGATTPCSLEKFQVISAGAFHIREDKGLIDTNILPVPSGWVNW from the coding sequence TTGATCATCAAGTTCGTTGCCGGTAAAGCTTGTTCGCTACCTCATACTCACCCCGATTCAGAGGTGTTAGTGAACAAGTTAGTAAGCACATCGAAACGCGGCCGGCCCACCCCTGGACAATTAGCGATCGCAACGGTGCTCACGGTGACAGCATCGCTGCTCGTCGCAGGAACCATTCCCTCAGCCCAGGCCGAACCGGAGCCGCCCGGATCGACCACTCCATCGATAACCACGTTTCCCCGGCCGGAGGATCCGGACGCGCCGTTACGCGCCGCGCTCGCCGAAGCGAAGAAAAATAACAAGCCGGTCGCGGTAGAAGCCGCGTACACCGAATCCTCGCGTACGTGGGCCTATCCGGACGGCCATCTGTCTACCCAGTCCTATAACGGCCCCGCCCAATTACGGCGCGGCAAGACATGGGCGTGGATCGACACCACCCTCGTGGAAGAGAACGGGGTACTCAGGCCCCGGCTGGCGAAGGCCGGGCTACGGCTGTCACCCGGCGGCGACGGACCGTTCGCCACCATCCGCATGGCGCGCGACACCAGCTTCGGCCTGTCCTGGCCCACCAGGCTCCCCAAGCCACAGATCAAGGGCAACGTCGCCACCTACACAGGCGTCGCCGGCCCTTCCGCCGACCTGGTGGTCACCGCGCTGCCCACCGGGTTCCGGCATGACGTGGTACTGCGCGAGCGGCCGACCGGGCCGGTGGAGTTCCGCCTGCCGGTCCAGGCCCAGGGCGTCAAACTGGCCAAGACCAAATCCGGCGCGCTCACCCTGTCCGACGACGAGGGCAAGGACAAGGACAAGAAGATCGCCTCAGCGCCCGCGCCCCGCATGTGGGACGCCGCGGCGGCCAAGGCCGACGCCAAGCAGCCGGGCCGCGAGGCCAAGGTCGCCACCGATGTGGTCAAGGGCGGCAACGGCGACACCGTCCTGGTGCTGAAGCCGGACGCGAAGTGGCTGGCCGACCCGGCGACCCAGTACCCGGTCACCGTGGACCCGACCACCACCCTGACCGTGACGCAGGAGACGTCGGTCATGTCCCCCAACTTGGGGACAGGCCCCGGTCAGGTGTCCCGGTCCAACCCCCGGACCTGCCCCACCCCCTCCACCTGCGGCTATACCAGAGAGTCCGCCACCCGCGCGCTGCTGGCCTTCGACACCGCGCCGATCAACGGCCGCCAGGTGGTCAAGGCCACCATGCAACTGTCCCTGCACGGCGACGCCATCACGTGCAGCAGCCTGCAGGCGGTCATCGCCTCCCGCATCACCGAAGCGTGGGACGCCGACGACACCTACTGGGCCGACCAGCCGGCCACCAGCCCCGACGAACGCTCCTCTCTCGACCCCTGTGCCCAAGTACGCACCGACGGGGCGATCTGGAGCTGGAACCTGACCGCGATGGCCCAAGCCTGGGCCACCGGCACCGCCAACCACGGGCTGCAACTCCGGCTCGGCACCGAGTTGCCGGTGCCCAAGGACCTCAGCGAGTCGTACAACTTCTGGGCCCAGATGTGGGGCGGGTCCCGCGTTCCCAAGCTGAGCGTGGACTGGGTGCTCCCGCCGGAGATCCCCACCGTCGCCGCCGAGTCGATCGACTCCATGACCGGCAACGACGCCATCGCCCGCAGCACCAACGTCAAGGTCACCTACAAGTCCAGCGTCCCCGAGGCGACGAACCTGGACTACACCGTGACTGTCAACGACTCCACCATGGCGCCCCCGGCCGCCCAACTGCCCACCGGCGAAGCGGCATGGTGGAAGCTGGACGAAACCGCCGGCGCCAGCGCCGCCGACGCCACCGGCAAGGGCTTCACCGCCGCCCTGAGCGGCGCTTACAGCCGCGTCCCCGGCCAGCTCGGCCAGGCGGTCAAGCTGTCGCCCGGCGGCCTGATCCGCACCGGCGCACCGGTCCTGAACACCAATCAGAGCTACACCGTCACCGCCTGGGTACGGCTCGACAGCGGCGCCGGCGACCAGGCCGTGTTCTCCCAGATGGGCACCAACCAGCCCGGCTTCACCCTGGGCTACCTGGCCTCCAACGCCGCCGAACTGGACCAGCGCTGGATCCTCACCCTCAACGACACCGACACCCCCAACGCCAACCCGGTCCCGATCGGGTCGAAGAAGCTGGCCGGCGTCGGCCGCTGGACGCACCTGGCCGCCCAGTACGACGCGACCGACCACAAGATGCGCCTGTACGTCGACGGCGAACTCAACGCCGAACGCGACCACACCGCCGGATGGAACGCCCGGGGCGCCTTCGAGATCGGCCGCGGCACCGTCATCGCCGGCGACGAGGCCACCCTCGACGGCGCCATCGACGACGTGCACGCCTACCAGCGGGTGCTCACCGGCGACGAGATCCGCTCCCTGGTCGGCGTCCCCGGCACCACCACCCACAACAACATCCCCTCCGGTCAGCCGCTGGACAAGGTCTTCACCCTGGACAACCCGGCCAGCTTCAAGTTCGTGGTCAAGGCCTGCCGTAGCGGCATCACCCCGCCCTCCTGCAACGAGAGCCCGGCCTACCGCATCACCTCGGACGCGCCCGTGCTGCCGTTCCAGACCGAGACCGGCATGGCGGACCCCACTCAGCCGATCCTCTCCGGCATGGTCAACCGCCCCTCCGGCGGAGCGGTGACGGCCAAGTACTACTTGTACGACAGCCAGGGCCTGCCGGTCGGCTCCGCCCCGCTCGGCAGCAGCACCGTCAACGGCGGGGAACGCGCCTCCTTGGAGGTCCCGGCCGGCATCGTGCAGCCTGGCAGGACGTACAAGTGGCAGATGACGGCCTGCGTCACCGGCCCACAGGACGGCGGCGGCACTGGCCCGGGTCCGACTCCCACACCAACTTCTACGCCGACGCCCACCTCCACCCCGACGCCCACGCCGACGCCCACGCCCACGCCCACGCCCACGCCGACCCCTACGCCGACCCCGGCTGGGCTCGTCGCAGCCTACGGAATGAACGAAGGCACCGGCGACACCATCGCCGACCCGATCGGAGACCACGACGGCAGTGCCTTCGGCACCACCTGGGTCGCCGGCAAGTACGGCCAGGCGCTGTCCTTCAACGGCACCTACGGCACCGTGGACATCGAGGACTCGCCCTCCCTGCGTCTGAGCAACGCGCTCACCCTCTCAGCCTGGGTCAAGCCCAGCACACTGGACAGTTGGCGCACCGTGATCGCCAAGGACAACGACAGCGTCTTCGACCTGTCCTACAGTCTCTATGCCGCCGCCGACGGCGGCCCCAGCGGCTGGTTCAACGTCAACGGACAGTCCCAGTCCGTAGACGCCGCCAGCACCTTGACCGCCAACACCTGGGCGCACATCGCCGTCACCTACGACGGCAGCACCGCGCGCATCTACCGCAACGGCACCCAGATCGGCCAAGCCGGCTTCAGCGGCTCGGTCTCCAACGACGCCGGGTTGCTGCACATCGGCGGCAACGGCATCTACGGTGAGTATTTCAAGGGCGTGATCGACGAAGTTCGCATCTACAACCGCGCCCAAACCGCAGCCCAGATCACCACCGACATGAACACGCCGATCGGCGGAGCGAGCTTGGCTCCCCTCGCCGCTCAGTCGTCCATCGCAGGTGCCACCACCACTGCCGGGGGCGTCATCGACGAAGTCTGCTCGCCGAAGACCGCACCGGTCTTGTTCGAGACCCCGGCAGCAGACGGTGAGATCATCGACACACCGAACAACGATGCGCAAATCACGCTGCAGCGCGACAACTTCGTCGCGAAAACAGTGAAGGTCGATCCAACCGCGTGCGACGGTGGCCCCTGTGCAGTGGCGGACACCACAACTCTGCAGGTGGGCGGCAGCGGCGCGGAGAAGAAGGCGCTGATCCTGAAAGTCAAACTCGACGAGTTGCCGAGCGGCTCCGCGATCACCAAAGCGCTTCTCCACCTGGGCACGCCCACCTGTTCTTCCGGGCCCTGCCCTGAGGAGACGGTCGTTACCGCAGTGCCGCTCAAGAGCCCAGTGACTTCTACGACCAGCAGCTCGGACTTGGCGCAGGACATCGACCCCAGGGCCACCTACACCCTGCCGATGAACGCGCCGCAGGCGGACATCGCCGTCGTTGCCGGCCAATGGCTCATGATCACTTCTAGCGGCGATGAAGCCATCACCTTCGGGGCCGCTGAATCCGCCACGCCTACTTCGATCAACATCACCTACACTCCTCCGGAGCCGCCCGACTCTGTCATGAACCTCAGCACAGAGCCCGGCGACACGAGCGCGATCGCGAGTTGGGGACTTCCCGCGAGTACCGGCAGCACCGCTCTTTTGTCCGGCTACGATGTCGAGGTCGCCGAAGGCAGCGAAACCGTCAAGTCCATGTCGGTCGCGGACCCCTGGGTCGCGATCGACGGCCTGACCAACGGCACGGAATACACCGTCAAAGTCAGGGCGAAGACGCCGTACGGCACCAGCGCTTGGGCATCGGCGACAGTGACGCCGAAAGCGGCCCCGCCGCCCCCTGCCGATGAAGCAACCTGTGTGCTGGAAGTGACACCACCACCAGCCGGAGCCGCCAAGGCAACCACCGCTACCACCGGGCAGAATTACGCCGATCGCATCAAGCGCTATTTCCAGGCCCAGGACGCGGTACTTGAGGGCCGAGCCGCCACTGTGTGGCAGGCTCCCGGCGTAACACCAGAGGCGTCCGAGACGGCGATGGTCTCGCTGCTGAACAATCAACTCATCGAGGAGAAACTCCGGCAGGACGCCGCCGGCATCACCCGCAGCAACTCCACGGTCACGGTGGAGAACGTGGTCCCGAGAGAGGGCCCCGACGGTCGGGTATGGGTTACCGCGACTGTCAGGCGCACCTGGGAGATCGACGGGCCGGCCGCCGCTGCCGGCAGTTCGAAGACAACCAGCGTGGCAGGCGGCGTGGTCGAGCCCAGCGAGCCGATCATCGACATCTTCGTCTTCGACCGGTGCGGCGGCCTCACGATCATCCAAGTTGCGCTCGAAGTGGAGTCGGATCCCTCAGACTTCATGGGCGACAACGACGAGGTTGAACTGCTCAAGCAAGAGGTCCAGTGGGACAATTTCCTGATCCCCGGCCATACCCGTTCGACCATGGCCGGCGACGCCTGTGACCGGACACAGGCGCCGTTCCTCCCAGGAAAGCTCACAAAAACCAAGAAGGTCATCTACGCAGGCGCCAAGGGAATGTATTTCACGGTCACCGGAGTAGCACAGTGGGACAGGTGCCATGGGCGCCCCGACACCACGGCATGGACAGTCGACAAGATGGCGGCCTCAGCTGTCATCTGGACGAGCAACGCCTTCCGGGACCCGGGAAAGAAAACACAGAACGCATGGGTCCGTAACACCGCCCAGAAGAAGCGGAACGATCGTCTCATCCAACTCACATCGGTCGACGTGGCCGCATCCCCCTGTTTTGTGGCCGTGCAGACGCAATGGCAGTTCGGTGTGCAGATCGGTGCCGAGCTGTCGGGCGGTTTTCCTGCTCAATGGGTGAACGTCTCGTACAGCGGCGCCTTCTCCGGGGTCTACAGCCAGATGAAGACGAAGGATTGCCCCAGTCCTTCGAGTACTGCAGGGAGTCCGGGGGGCAACAACGGACCGATCATCGGCGCCGGAACGTACAAGAGGGCTTTCCGGACCCGTGTGGGGGTCCTGAGCGACGCTGTTCAGGGAACCTGCTGGCAGGGGGCGACAACTCCCTGCTCCCTGGAGAAGTTCCAGGTCATCTCAGCAGGCGCGTTCCATATACGAGAAGACAAGGGGCTCATAGACACGAATATCCTTCCGGTTCCCTCAGGATGGGTCAACTGGTAG
- a CDS encoding DegT/DnrJ/EryC1/StrS family aminotransferase, which produces MATLVWDYLPEYESERADILDAVETVFSSGRLVLGRSVRGFEEEFAAYLGVRHCAGVDNGTNAVKLALQALGVGPGDEVITVSNTAAPTVLAIDAVGATPVFADVDAGTYLMDVSQVEALITPRTRCLLPVHLYGQCVDMAPLERLARTHGLVIVEDCAQAHGARHHGRTAGSMGHAAAFSFYPTKVLGAYGDGGAVVTGDDDTDRALRRLRYYGMEQTYYVVETPGHNSRLDEVQAEILRRKLTRLDDYLAGRRAVAARYAEALSGTDLVLPATAPGNEHAYYLYVVRHPRRDEIIESLRRHDIHLNISYPWPIHTMSGFAHLGRPRGSLPVTEALAGEIFSLPMYPSLPAGLQDKVIAALHAVL; this is translated from the coding sequence ATGGCCACCCTTGTCTGGGACTATCTGCCGGAATACGAATCAGAGCGCGCCGACATCCTGGACGCGGTCGAGACCGTCTTCAGCTCCGGCCGGCTCGTGCTCGGCCGGAGCGTGCGCGGCTTCGAGGAGGAGTTCGCCGCCTACCTCGGCGTACGCCACTGCGCCGGCGTGGACAACGGCACCAACGCCGTCAAACTGGCCCTGCAGGCGCTGGGGGTCGGCCCCGGCGACGAGGTGATCACGGTCTCCAACACGGCCGCGCCGACCGTGTTGGCCATCGACGCCGTGGGCGCGACGCCGGTGTTCGCCGACGTGGACGCGGGGACGTACCTGATGGACGTCTCCCAGGTGGAGGCGCTCATCACGCCGCGCACGCGCTGCCTGCTGCCGGTGCACCTGTACGGCCAGTGCGTGGACATGGCGCCCCTGGAACGGCTGGCCAGGACGCACGGCCTGGTCATCGTGGAGGACTGCGCCCAGGCGCACGGCGCCCGCCACCACGGCCGCACCGCCGGCTCGATGGGCCACGCCGCGGCGTTCTCCTTCTACCCGACGAAGGTGCTCGGCGCGTACGGGGACGGCGGCGCCGTCGTCACCGGCGACGACGACACCGACCGGGCGCTGCGGCGGCTGCGGTACTACGGGATGGAGCAGACGTACTACGTCGTCGAGACCCCGGGCCACAACTCCCGCCTGGACGAGGTCCAGGCCGAGATCCTGCGCCGCAAGCTGACCCGCCTCGACGACTACCTCGCCGGACGCCGCGCGGTGGCCGCCCGCTACGCCGAGGCCCTGTCCGGCACCGACCTCGTCCTGCCCGCCACCGCCCCCGGCAACGAGCACGCCTACTACCTGTACGTGGTCCGCCACCCCCGCCGCGACGAGATCATCGAGTCCCTGCGCCGCCACGACATCCACCTCAACATCAGCTACCCCTGGCCGATCCACACGATGTCCGGCTTCGCCCACCTGGGCCGGCCCCGCGGCAGCCTGCCGGTCACCGAGGCGCTGGCCGGCGAGATCTTCTCCCTGCCGATGTACCCGTCCCTCCCGGCCGGCCTCCAGGACAAGGTCATCGCGGCACTCCACGCCGTCCTCTGA